A genomic region of Colletotrichum destructivum chromosome 1, complete sequence contains the following coding sequences:
- a CDS encoding Putative alcohol dehydrogenase, zinc-type, GroES-like superfamily, NAD(P)-binding domain superfamily: MSIPEKFTGFQVNSAETWQDFKKQEFDPKPFGDYDVDIKIECCGVCASDVHTIKGDWGAQPYPLAVGHEIVGKALRVGSKVTKIKEGSRVGVGAQSYACLECRQCKNDNETYCKHQLDTYGSTFPDSGAISQGGYSSHVRTHEHWVFPIPDALPSTVAAPMLCAGLTAYSPLIRNGCGPGKKVGIVGIGGIGHFGIMFAKALGAEVWAISRSRSKEEDSLKMGADGYLASGEKGWNEPHKMTFDLILNTANSFEGFDLSAYLSLLDVHGKWVSVGLPGGGGITVRNQDFLPNGCFIGSSHLGSRRETLEMLQLAADKGIKTWVQEVPISADGLRSAMNGIEDSKVRYRYCLTNYEEAFGQ; this comes from the exons ATGTCCATTCCCGAGAAGTTCACCGGCTTCCAGGTCAACAGCGCCGAGACCTGGCAAGACTTCAAGAAGCAGGAGTTCGACCCCAAGCCCTTTGGCGActacgacgtcgacatcaagATCGAGTGCTGCGGTGTTTGCGCCAGTGATGTTCACACCATCAAGGGTGACTGGGGTGCTCAGCCCTACCCTCTGGCTGTCGGTCACG AGATCGTCGGTAAGGCTCTGAGAGTCGGCTCCAAGGTCaccaagatcaaggagggCTCTcgcgtcggtgtcggtgcGCAGTCGTACGCCTGCCTCGAGTGCCGCCAGTGCAAGAACGACAACGAGACGTACTGCAAGCACCAGCTCGACACGTACGGCTCCACATTCCCCGACTCGGGCGCCATCTCACAGGGCGGCTACTCCTCCCACGTCCGCACTCACGAGCACTG GGTCTTCCCTATCCCCGACGCTCTTCccagcaccgtcgccgcgcccATGCTCTGCGCCGGCCTGACGGCCTACAGCCCTCTGATTAGAAACGGCTGCGGCCCCGGCAAGAaggtcggcatcgtcggcatcggtGGCATCGGCCACTTTGGCATCATGTTCGCCAAGGCGCTGGGCGCCGAGGTCTGGGCCATCTCGCGTTCGCGgtccaaggaggaggactcTCTCAAGATGGGTGCCGACGGCTACCTCGCCAGCGGCGAGAAGGGCTGGAACGAGCCGCACAAGATGACGTTCGACCTCATCCTTAACACGGCCAACTCGTTCGAGGGCTTCGACCTATCGGCCTACCTCAGCCTGCTCGACGTGCACGGCAAGTGGGTGTCGGTTGGcctccccggcggcggcggcatcacggTCCGCAACCAGGACTTCCTCCCCAACGGCTGCTTCATCGGCAGCTCTCACCTGGGCAGCAGACGCGAGACGCTCGAGATGctgcagctcgccgccgacaagggCATCAAGACGTGGGTGCAAGAGGTGCCCATCAGCGCCGATGGCTTGAGGTCGGCCATGAATGGCATTGAGGACTCCAAGGTCCGCTACAGATATTGCTTGACCAACTACGAGGAGGCCTTTGGCCAGTAG
- a CDS encoding Putative WD40/YVTN repeat-like-containing domain superfamily, giving the protein MSVYRNGSSNGMPGDDQMPSYEEAIAEGANPTSARPPSLSGSIPSLNLHNGTLPPSMLRLRSLGRTVGQNGPVTALIFSPKGYVASSLDNAGTALPSNTKLWDFLSKPPPGVAAGAQLVPSDIHNDAPVVVFSPDSKLVAVAERDVGSKREWRLKLRMGEEGRSVRCILNGVAHPAVFSGDGQMLAATDPAGVVVVFEAATSPRGMPPTKKVAAVMNHAPTTHVLFMPNGTDLVTLSMDGTVRVAEARTGKTLRRMEVDGTAMAGSGGTGARALGVSPDGRVVVSVWSRAVYVWEHEAGRVSSWELNKVRSNEGWPLAVSPDCRFLACRTDDGVDISDVYSGHVLAEVRTAAGIDGLVTAAAFSADGRFVAVGRYSGVVEMWKLAPFGD; this is encoded by the exons ATGAGCGTCTACCgcaacggcagcagcaaTGGCATGCCAGGGGATGATCAGATGCCCAGTTACGAGGAGGCGATTGCGGAGGG AGCGAATCCGAcctcggccaggccgccgtccCTTTCCGGGTCAATACCCTCGCTCAACCTGCACAACGGCACGCTCCCGCCGTCGATGCTCCGGCTCAGGAGCCTCGGGCGCACCGTCGGCCAAAACGGTCCCGTGACGGCGCTCATCTTCAGTCCCAAGGGCTACGTCGCGTCGTCCCTGGACAACGCGGGCacggcgctgccgtcgaACACGAAGCTCTGGGACTTCTTGtccaagccgccgccgggagTGGCCGCCGGGGCGCAGCTCGTGCCGTCCGACATCCACAACGAcgcgcccgtcgtcgtcttcagCCCGGACAGCAAGCTGGTGGCGGTAGCGGAGAGGGACGTCGGCTCGAAGCGCGAGTGGCGCCTCAAGCTGCGgatgggcgaggagggcagGAGCGTGCGATGCATCCTCAACGGGGTGGCGCATCCGGCCGTGTTCAGCGGTGACGGGCAGATGCTCGCGGCGACGGACCcggcgggcgtcgtcgtcgtgttcgaggcggcgacgagcccCCGggggatgccgccgacgaagaaggtGGCCGCGGTCATGAATCacgcgccgacgacgcacGTGCTCTTCATGCCCAACGGGACAGACCTCGTGACGCTGTCGATGGACGGGACGGTTAGGGTCGCGGAGGCCCGGACGGGGAAGACGCTGAGGCGGATGGAGGTGGACGgcacggcgatggcgggcagcggcggcacgggGGCGCGGGCGTTGGGGGTGTCGCCGGACGGACGGGTCGTCGTGTCGGTTTGGTCGCGGGCCGTGTACGTGTGGGAGCACGAGGCCGGGCGGGTGTCGAGCTGGGAGCTGAACAAGGTCCGGAGCAACGAGGGCTGGCCGCTGGCGGTGTCGCCCGACTGCCGGTTTCTGGCGTGCCGCACCGACGATGGCGTGGACATCTCGGACGTGTACTCGGGCCACGTGCTCGCCGAGgtgcggacggcggcgggcatcgACGGGCTagtgacggcggcggccttctcaGCGGACGGGCGGTTCGTGGCGGTCGGAAGATACTCGGGGGTTGTCGAGATGTGGAAGCTCGCGCCGTTCGGGGACTGA
- a CDS encoding Putative aminoacyl-tRNA synthetase, class I, rossmann-like alpha/beta/alpha sandwich, with amino-acid sequence MAPNPILPVKGKNNVLVTSALPYVNNVPHLGNIIGSVLSADVFARYSRARGNPTIYICGSDEYGTATETKALEEGVTPSELCAKYHALHKGIYDYFDISFDIFGRTPTPQQTEIVQDIFTKLWKNGFIEERETVQPFCPVEAHQSFLADRFVEGICSICAYDGARGDQCDKCGNLLDPLEPEPEANASAEDDVAAKPTGFLIKPRCKLDGTTPEKRKTKHLFLRLDSLKDELVKWFKDSSKKGAWSNNAEQITQAWIDKGLKPRGITRDLKWGVPIPTHEVGQEYAKKVFYVWFDACIGYVSITKNYTDGDDLAGKKWELWWKNPEDVKLYQFMGKDNVQFHTIIFPGSQLGTGDNWTKLHKISTTEYLNYEGGKFSKSRGVGVFGNQVQQTGVPVDVWRYYLLSRRPETSDSEFMWQEMVDGNNNELLKNLGNFCQRVNKFCQAKTDGVVPDYTKYTDDNLKKHVGEVNALLKEYINNMEATKMRAGLQTIMSISALGNKLLQDNKLDNRLLTEEPDRCAAVVGLALNQIDLLASLVAPYLPNTSIAILKQLGVEPKPFIPDTWATDAIKPGHKLGTPEHLFTQIPASKIDEWKDAFGGEEVRKQKEEAAAKAAAKKAAKDAEKARKKAKKEAEKAKAAGAAPSVESAEKKAEADPAIEAVTEAISKTEVHTS; translated from the exons ATGGCGCCGAATCCCATCCTGCccgtcaagggcaagaatAACGTCCTCGTTACCTCGGCCTTGCCCTACGTCAACAATGTGCCCCATCTTGGGAACATCATCGGCAGCGTCCTGTCCGCCGATGTCTTTGCTCGCTACTCCCGCGCCCGCGGCAACCCCACCATTTATA TCTGCGGCTCTGACGAGTACGGCACCGCGACCGAGACCAAGGCTCTTGAGGAGGGCGTGACACCTTCGGAGCTGTGCGCAAAGTACCACGCCCTGCACAAGGGAATCTACGACTACTTTGACATCTCCTTCGACATCTTCGGCCGCACCCCGACTCCTCAACAGACCGAGATCGTCCAGGACATTTTCACCAAGCTGTGGAAGAACGGCTTCATCGAGGAGCGCGAGACCGTCCAGCCCTTCTGCCCCGTCGAGGCCCACCAATCATTCCTTGCCGACCgcttcgtcgagggcatcTGCTCCATCTGCGCCTACGATGGCGCGAGAGGAGACCAGTGCGACAAGTGCGGTAACCTCCTCGACCccctcgagcccgagcccgaggccaaCGCCTCGGCCGAAGACGATGTCGCCGCGAAGCCTACCGGTTTCCTCATCAAGCCCCGCTGCAAGCTCGACGGCACCACCCCCGAAAAGCGCAAGACGAAGCACCTGTTCCTCCGCCTCGACTCCCTCAaggacgagctcgtcaagtGGTTCAAGGACTCGAGCAAGAAGGGCGCCTGGAGCAACAACGCCGAGCAGATCACCCAGGCCTGGATTGACAAGGGCCTCAAGCCGCGCGGCATCACCAGAGATCTGAAGTGGGGTGTCCCCATCCCGACACACGAGGTTGGCCAGGAGTACGCCAAGAAGGTCTTTTACGTCTGGTTCGACGCCTGCATCGGCTACGTCTCCATCACCAAGAACTacaccgacggcgacgacctcgccggcaagaAGTGGGAGCTGTGGTGGAAGAACCCCGAGGACGTGAAGTTGTACCAGTTCATGGGCAAGGACAACGTCCAGTTCCACACCATCATCTTCCCCGGCTCCCAGCTCGGCACGGGCGACAACTGGACGAAGCTGCACAAGATCTCCACGACCGAGTACCTCAACTATGAGGGCGGTAAGTTCAGCAAGTCCAGAGGCGTGGGCGTCTTTGGCAACCAGGTCCAGCAGACTGGCGTCCCCGTCGACGTCTGGAGATACTACCTTCTGTCCCGCAGGCCCGAGACCTCCGACTCGGAGTTCATGTGGCAGGAGATGGTGGACGGCAACAACAACGAGCTTCTGAAGAACCTTGGCAACTTCTGCCAGAGAGTCAACAAGTTCTGCCAGGCCAAGACGGACGGTGTCGTTCCCGATTACACAAAGTACACCGACGACAACCTTAAGAAGCACGTTGGCGAGGTCAATGCCCTGCTCAAGGAATACATCAACAACATGGAGGCCACCAAGATGAGAGCTGGTCTCCAGACAATCATGTCCATCTCTGC cctcggcaacaagctgCTCCAGGACAACAAGCTGGACAACCGCCTCCTTACCGAGGAGCCCGACCGTTGCGCCGCAGTCGTCGGTCTCGCCCTCAACCAGATCGACCTGCTTGCCTCTTTGGTTGCCCCTTACCTCCCCAACAcctccatcgccatccttaagcagctcggcgtcgagcccAAGCCCTTCATCCCCGACACCTGGGCCACGGACGCCATCAAGCCCGGCCACAAGCTCGGAACCCCTGAGCACCTTTTCACCCAAATCCCGGCATCCAAGATTGATGAGTGGAAGGACGCCTtcggtggtgaggaggtgcggaagcagaaggaggaggccgctGCCAAGGCGGCTGCGAAGAAGGCTGCCAAGGATGCCGAAAAGGCGCGtaagaaggccaagaaagaagccgagaaggccaaggcggccggcgccgcacCCTCTGTCGagtcggccgagaagaaggccgaggccgaccccgccatcgaggcgGTCACGGAGGCCATCTCCAAGACGGAAGTTCACACGTCGTAA
- a CDS encoding Putative glycoside hydrolase, family 43, with product MALAKLLSSGLVFASLAASKWIVPGGRWHDTEGNLVNAHAGGVTLDPDTGKFFWFGEYKIEGQVEGGGVSVYSSDDLATWEYHGKALEPVEGHPIISTDMIIQRPKVVYSESTSEYHMWWHADNSTYGLLLQGFATSPNISGPYTYVDAMSPLGNWSQDFGIFTDYKDGRSYSLYSNGDRLEGRDVYITAFNEELSNVTEVIHRFDKYDLEAPTIIQTDSSYYALMSHKTGYRPNNVVAFRADSLAGPWSQPFMVADPYTRTYNSQSGFSLRIVGSEVTTYLYLGDQWDSNSLWESRYIWLPIVVDDEKKSVHVEWHDVYDLDIATGVVTPIEGTPYYARDSATTAGGAYKQEANFASGGSIVTGIYGNDSTVTFSGIEGAGEPQWVSFYYQNTDDMGFGDQPGGTPDRIGGKWQLRRIASVVVNGNEEHVETLFQRDTHKGIILSTPLQLTLDKGSNNTITIGGLWNGFDYKGADIDRIVVYPPEGTPSKCKKSI from the exons ATGGCGCTCGCAAAGCTTCTTTCGTCCGGCCTCGTGTTtgcctccctcgccgcctccaagtGGATTGTCCCCGGCGGCAGATGGCATGACACCGAGGGCAATCTCGTGAACGCtcatgccggcggcgtcaccCTCGACCCGGACACGGGCAAGTTCTTCTGGTTCGGCGAGTACAAGATTGAgggccaggtcgagggcggcggcgtctccGTCTACAGCTCCGACGACCTGGCCACCTGGGAATACCACGGCAAGGCTCTCGAGCCCGTCGAGGGTCATCCCATCATCTCGACCGACATGATCATCCAGCGTCCCAAGGTGGTCTACAGCGAGTCCACCAGCGAGTACCAC ATGTGGTGGCACGCCGATAACTCGACCTACGGCCTCCTGTTGCAGGGTTTCGCCACCTCGCCCAACATCTCGGGCCCCTACACCTATGTCGACGCCATGTCGCCCCTCGGCAACTGGTCCCAGGACTTTGGCATCTTCACCGACTACAAGGACGGCCGTTCCTACTCGCTCTACTCCAACGGCGATCgcctcgagggccgcgacgTCTACATCACGGCCTTCAACGAGGAGCTCAGCAACGTCACCGAGGTCATCCACCGCTTCGACAAGtacgacctcgaggccccGACCATCATCCAGACCGACTCGAGCTACTACGCCCTCATGTCCCACAAGACGGGCTACCGCCCCAAcaacgtcgtcgccttccGCGCCGACTCCCTCGCCGGCCCCTGGTCCCAGCCCTTCATGGTCGCCGACCCCTACACCCGCACCTACAACTCCCAGTCCGGCTTCTCCCTGCGCATCGTCGGCTCCGAGGTGACGACCTACCTTTACCTCGGCGACCAGTGGGACTCCAACTCGCTCTGGGAGAGCCGCTACATCTGGctgcccatcgtcgtcgatgacgagaagaagtcggTCCACGTCGAGTGGCACGATGTCTAcgacctcgacatcgccaCGGGTGTCGTCACGCCGATCGAGGGCACCCCCTACTACGCTCGCGACTCCGCCAcgacggccggcggcgcctaCAAGCAGGAGGCCAACTTCGCCAGCGGTGGCTCCATCGTCACGGGCATCTACGGCAACGACAGCACCGTCACCTTCTCCGGcatcgagggcgccggcgagcccCAGTGGGTGTCCTTCTACTACCAGAACACGGACGACATGGGCTTCGGCGACCAGCCCGGCGGCACCCCGGACCGCATCGGCGGCAAGTGGCAGCTGCGCCGCAtcgcctccgtcgtcgtcaacggcaacgaGGAGCACGTCGAGACCCTCTTCCAGCGCGACACCCACAAGGGCATCATCCTGTCCACGCCCCTGCAGCTGACCCTCGACAAGGGCTccaacaacaccatcaccatcggcgGCCTGTGGAACGGCTTTGACTACAAGGGCGCCGATATtgaccgcatcgtcgtctaCCCGCCCGAGGGCACCCCAAGCAAGTGCAAGAAGAGCATTTGA
- a CDS encoding Putative zn(2)Cys(6) fungal-type DNA-binding domain-containing protein, with protein MTDHHCYREIRPVFELSSGDDSVSSLGKGRKRPVDEVLGHSQRSSASKPTPKRRNALVACESCKKRKTKCSAGRPSCSSCANRGIECRYTADPSESRAASMKRRHDEMASRNTSLHEFFSAMRSMPEEHAYEIFSRIRSGVSAEDIIHEIEVGYLLVKLSASTNPEAPRLEPQVAEVGVEVESPPPKANTFDMSWAYPPWAHRRPMRVT; from the exons ATGACCGACCACCACTGTTACCGGGAGATTCGTCCCGTGTTCGAGCTCAGCTCCGGTGATGATAGTGTATCCAGCCTCGGCAAGGGCCGAAAGAGACCCGTCGATGAGGTGCTGGGCCACTCTCAGCGCTCATCGGCTTCGAAGCCGACGCCCAAGAGACGCAACGCGCTGGTCGCCTGCGAAAGCTGTAAGAAGCGGAAGACCAAG TGTTCCGCCGGCCGACCCAGTTGCTCCAGCTGTGCAAACAGAGGCATCGAGTGTCGGTATACCGCCGACCCATCCGAATCGCGCGCTGCGTCAATGAAGAGAAGACACGACGAAATGGCCAGCCGTAACACCTCCTTGCACGAAttcttctcggcgatgcGATCCATGCCGGAGGAGCACGCATACGAAATCTTCAGCAGAATCCGGTCGGGAGTATCGGCCGAGGACATCATACATGAAATCGAGGTGGGATATCTGCTGGTGAAGTTGTCTGCATCAACAAATCCGGAGGCGCCTCGGTTGGAGCCACAAGTGGCCGAGGTCGGGGTCGAAGTCGAGAGCCCGCCGCCCAAGGCAAATACGTTCGACATGAGTTGGGCATACCCCCCCTGGGCTCATCGACGACCCATGCGTGTTACGTAG
- a CDS encoding Putative gfo/Idh/MocA-like oxidoreductase, NAD(P)-binding domain superfamily has translation MAAQQQTRVLRVGIIGCGEITQVNHISNLNFLYERYQTTYLCDISQQALAHCARKVQGGTPKTTSDAAELCSSPDVDVVLIANADAYHVDHGILALQNDKYVLIEKPVSVCFRDLDLLIEAEKKSKAKVMVGTMRRFATAFTDAVEEVGGMDKIQYARVRDIIGPNSTFVDQSGTFPLKFSDYSEADTNDRLKREEDIFEQALGKEFGVPVTSNSQTMLRILGGLGTHDLSAMREIVGMPKSVAGACLTFPGIFSVLFKYDDFPVTYESGFSNVPQFDAHIEVYSPNKIVRVNFDTPYVKGLPVTMTVRELVGKDGFQERTVRKTYQDPYTNEFLEFYDCVVNGKAPKTSAADARNDVELFKMILRADAGRY, from the exons ATGGCCGCTCAACAGCAAACGCGGGTCCTCAGGGTAGGCATTATCGGCTGCGGCGAGATCACCCAGGTCAATCACATCTCCAATCTCAACTTTCTCTACGAGCGCTACCAGACGACATATCTCTGTGACATATCCCAGCAAGCCCTCGCCCACTGCGCTAGGAAGGTCCAAGGGGGGACACCCAAGACGACTTCCGACGCGGCGGAACTGTGCTCCTcgcccgacgtcgacgtcgtgtTGATCGCCAACGCTGACGCATATCACGTCGACCACGGCATCCTGGCCCTACAGAATGACAAGTACGTCCTCATCGAGAAGCCCGTCTCGGTCTGCTTCCGCGATCTGGACCtcctcatcgaggccgagaagaagtcTAAGGCCAAGGTCATGGTCGGCACCATGCGCCGGTTCGCAACTGCTTTCacagacgccgtcgaggaggtcggcggcatggACAAGATCCAGTACGCCAGGGTGCGGGACATTATCGGGCCCAACTCGACCTTTGTCGATCAATCTGGCACGTTTCCTCTCAAGTTTAGCGATTACAGCGAGGCCGACACCAACGACCGACTCAAGCGCGAGGAAGACATCTTCGAACAGGCACTCGGGAAGGAGTTCGGGGTGCCGGTCACCTCTAACTCGCAAACTATGTTGCGCATCCTTGGAGG ACTCGGAACGCACGACCTTTCCGCGATGAGGGAGATCGTTGGCATGCCCAAGAGCGTCGCCGGGGCCTGCCTGACATTCCCGGGCATCTTCAGCGTTCTTTTCAAGTACGACGACTTCCCCGTAACGTACGAATCCGGCTTCAGCAACGTGCCGCAATTTGACGCCCACATCGAGGTGTACTCCCCCAACAAGATCGTCCGCGTCAACTTCGACACCCCCTACGTCAAGGGGCTGCCCGTCACAATGACCGTCAGGGAACTGGTGGGCAAGGACGGCTTCCAGGAGCGGACCGTCAGGAAGACATACCAGGACCCGTACACGAACGAGTTCCTCGAGTTCTACGACTGCGTGGTCAACGGCAAGGCGCCCAAGACGAGCGCCGCGGACGCGAGGAATGACGTAGAGCTGTTCAAGATGATCCTCCGGGCCGATGCTGGCAGATACTAA